From Panthera tigris isolate Pti1 chromosome B4, P.tigris_Pti1_mat1.1, whole genome shotgun sequence:
CTTTCTcagttattttaatatattccatCAATTCTCTGGAGACTTAGCTATCACTCCAGTTATTTCTTGAGAATAATCTTTCCCTGGACGCTTGTaagattcttctttttattattgatgctCTGCATATTCACTATGATGTATCTCAATGTGGGCTTCTTTTTACTtacactgcttgggattcactggACTTCTTAAATCCTTATTTTAGTGTCTTACTAGTTTCAGAAAATTCCCAGCTGTTATCTATTAAAATGTTGCCTCTACCttattccttctcctttccttcagaTTCCAATTAAATGATCTGAAATCTCCTCTGTCCTCCATGTCTcacctctgtatttttttaatctcacattTGCTCCATTCTGGATTTCTTCTGAACTATTTTTTAGTTTACTAgtttgcttttcaattttgtgTGATGTTATTAAACTCATATAAtgagttttaagttttgattATTAAAGTTTTCACTTCTAGAAAGTCTATTGGTCCTTTTTCAAAtatgcttgttttgtttgtttttatttaaagtatttctttttaattaatttccacacccaatgtggggctcgagctcacaaccctgagatcaagagccacatgctctacagactgaaaCAGTCAGGCGCCCCTATGCTAAATTGTTTTAGCTTCttgttttctgtacatttttaagcTTGTCTcttactcttttaaaaagagtaaacatGACATCTGTATCTAGAATTATGAAGTCTTGCAGGtctatttatattatcttttgttTCTGCAGGCTCTCAATTATGATGACTTGCTTTTTTCTGTGATGTTCATGTATTTGAACATTTACTCAAAACCTAGGATAAGGTGACTTCAAAAGAACACCTGTGTTGGCTTCTATGACCTGATTGGAGTCACTGTCATTTAATTTCAAACCAAGTTGATGGTTTAAGGGTCTCTGGATTCTATTAGAAAAAGGTTCCAGTTTTCAGCTCTGGCTCCATGTTTTATCTTTCTCAAGTTTCTTAATTGCACTCAATCTCCAAGTCCTCATCCACAAAACAAAGATAACAACAGTACTTATTCTACATGTATGTTCTAGTAAGtggtaaaatgcttagcacatagtGCTCAGTGATTAACAGTTATTATCATTATGTCACTTAAAGTGAGTCTTCTCCCAATTTGCCTCAATATcataaagttttagaaatatacAAGTCAATAAGAGATAGGCACGAATTAACTATCCACTAGTTAAGCACAGTGGAGAACGGAGACATGTTGCATCACCATGGGCCTTGAAACTAAAGAGCTAAGTTAAACTCTCTTTGCCACTTAGAGTAAACTACCCAACCTCTTCAAGCTCTAGAcacttcatttgtgaaatgaagaatAGTTATACCCTTGAGAGCTTTTTCTGAGCAGTAAATGAAATTCTACaatgcatttaatatttaaataaaaggtaGACATTTTCTACGTAgtaattaaaaagatgaaattattaaaatgattttggCAATTCTATAAAAGTGGAAAAGCAATCTAATGAGACCTAATTCTACTAAATTTTCTGTGAGGgtaaaaaaactattttagaaCTTTCCtgaaattatatatatcacaatatatatatttgccaaaTAAATTTACTAAAGTATATTTGTGATATTCATTCAGGATTTTTAACCTATTATGTTATAACACCGATGGGTCCCTGAGGTACAGAGATGAATGCCTTTGAATAATTAATAGATAGAGGAGTCAGATATTTAATCAAATTAGTATGAGTAATGAGATAGTACAGACATATACAAGTGTTATGACAACACAGATTTAATAGACAAGATATTTAAACTAAGCAAGAAGAGACACTGTCAACAGAAATGAGAGGCTGAGATGcataacatagaaaatattacTATTTGGTAAAGAGCAAACAGCGAAAACAAAAAGTATgttggagcgtctgggtggctcagttggttaagcatccgactcttgattttggctcaggtcatgatctcacactttgtgggtttgagcccagcatctggctctgcaatgacaacatggagcctgcttcggattctgtgtctccctctctctctctgcccttccctgcttgtgctgcccctctctctctctctctctctctctctctctctctcaaaaataaataaataaactcaaaaacaaacaaacaaaaaagatgttttatgGAACAGGTGGAAGACGAGACTTGAAAGACAATTTAAAGCCATACTGTGCAGGTATATATATGCTATGTTTAGGGATTTGGACTTTTATAACATAGATACTGCGAAGCCACTGAAATGCTAAATGGCCACAACACAATGACAGGATCAGATTTCTACATTTACAAGGGTACAGAATGGACTGGTTAGAATGAAGAAGAGAGGCAGCCAGCTAGAAAAATATCACAATAATCAAAACTAGAGACAAGACGTATAAGAAAAACACAATCATCAAATGCTTCACTATgatattaaaatttctctttcaatgCCTTGGAAGAATGCTCTTTGAATTCAGAATAACTGCTTCTCAATTTTTCTAAAATCACTTCTAAATAGGTAAAGTGCATTGTTAttattcacatatcataaaaaaTTTATTAGATTTACCTtaagatatttattgaaaaaatgcaacgtaaatgaattttcttttgaaaatcaggTGCAAAAGAAATCCATTTACTAAACCCTAAAAAACGTAtaaaggttgtttgtttgttttttatagaaatagccttcatcttctttttttttaaaaagaacactagTCCTTTATgactaggggtgggggtggaaacaATAATCAGCTAAGATTAAAACACTATTGTAATGAAAAGTTCAGAATCTTGACCTAACTAGTCTAAGAGAATGTCACTAAGACTCATCAGAAAAGGGTGACTTGGAATAAAAGCATAAAGAATTGAATCCCTAACCCTCtccactccccactcccatccTGCTGCTTGAACGTGCTCAGTAAAGGAGTGACCAGTTCTTtgatctcttctctttaaaaacaactaaatagCTCTTGTTTTGACTCCGTAATTAAATTTCTTCCTTGTAACAGGGATTTCATTTCTATATTGGTGACTGAGTTGGGTTTTAAGGAAACTGATaatgaaaaagacattttaatatatcttctattttataatattttccagtatatctaaatttaaataatttcatggATGTCCTGACTTCTTTCCATgagtaaaattttctttaatcagACAGGGTCTATGTACACAGGCCGAGTAAATTAGCTCCCGCCTCACAGCGCCTGAGAAAATGAATTGCTTAAGAAGATTAGAGTCATTTTCTTTACTTGAAGATATTCCTGACAACCCACACTGAAATTACACAAGATTAACTCCATTAACACCATTTCCCATTCTTTAAAGTAGTAGCTTTCCAGAAAGCAGCATTTAGACTGAATAGTTCAAAGCATATTTTAAGAAGAGATCTCAAAATGCTTAGAAATGCTAATATAAGTATCATGTAAGGATTCAGAATGAGGTGCTGAGAGGTCAAGTAACATATTATTGGCCGTATAGTGAGCCATAcgtgaaatggaaagacactgcttgtttttttccttgccaTTTAGTCCACATattctttttgcagatgacatttcAAATCAAATATCTTAAAGGATATAACACTGTTAATCCCTCAAAGGCACAGATattatctgacttattttgtcTTTCCCCATAGTATTTTACAGAGTGCCTTTAACTTAGGGACACTCAAATATCTGTTGGTTATTATGTCAGGCATTTGGCATTGCTTGGTAGCCTATCAAAAATAGGTAAAGCAGAAGGGCTTAGGAAAAATAGACTAAACACCATAAGACATCAAGCTATCTCTAAGAACCTTTCTGAATCTGAAAGCAAAATCCATATCACAGGCACTAAACTTTAAACTATTTATATTAACTGTCATTAGTGCCATTAAAACATATAATGCATATTTCTCTCTGGCAGTATTTTGGCATAAGCCATCAGAAGAACCATTCTGAAAATAATGCAACTATAGTCCATCAATTCTCTTACCTTACCTTCTCTAAACTGTACGTATTCGTCAAGGTTTTTAActgtaaaattaatatacaaatacattcttatttaaaaacccaaacactTCAGaggtaaatagagaaaaaaatgaaaagccctATTTTCCTTACTCCAGCATCTTCCTGCAGCCTCTTCTCCTATCCCTATGTTATGTTAAAACTCTGTACTGTTAACCTGGGGCTTCACTTTCTTTTTGGTCTCCTAAGGTAGTTCCCAGGTGGGAAATATTGAAAACACTGACCTAGATAATTCTTAAATATCTTAATTTGAATGAATTGCTGAATTCCCAGATTTAGAAAGTGTTTTTCgcttacaaaaaaataagtaaatctaaaAGTGTGCTGAATTATACTTACTTTATGCGAAGACAGAGTCAGATCAGATCTCAAGGGGGAAGTCATTAACCAATCTACCGTAAAACTTTCATCGGCACGGTAATGTAACATTAACTATCATAACACTAGCTGGCACTGAGAATTTACTAGATGCTAGACACTGTCGTTAGTGTTTCAGAAGATTTTCTAAAAAAAGCAGCAACTCTCTCACCATGCTTTTTCAACAATACTACTATTGTGCCAGGTACCATCTAAAATAACCTCCTATATGACCTATGATAATTTTGTCTATCATTGTGATACGAGTCCCAAAGTATTCTGGAAAATAACCCAAAGTGATTTAGGAACTTCCTGAAGGAtctgctttacttttattttagtctCAGAATCTCAAAAGAAATCTTGTTTCTCTCAAGACATGCTCCAGTACGTCTATTAATCAGGAGCAAGTAATACTGAATCGGTGGAAATGAAAGTCATTACCAAAAAAACGTGTTTTCAGAAGGCAAATATTAGGTAGATAAAAACAGTACTGATCCATGAAGCATAATCAAGTTTAACCACACACTATCTTGTTTGACCTTAACTAGGTCAGTAAACCACTCAGATATattcccatcttctttttttaattgtttgttttagtttattctattttttgagacagagagcaggggaggggcagagagagaaggagagcgagaatcccaagcaggctcgacactgtcagtgcagggcctgatgtggggctcgaactcatgaaccatgagatcatgacctgagccaaagttggatgcttaaccgactgaaccactcaggcgcccctattcccaTCTTTAAAATCAGGGAAAATACCACCTACCTGTAGGTTGGGTCTATggattaaaatgagaaaagcGAATGTGCTGGCACAACAAACCCTCAATAAAGGTTACTTGAATCAAAAGCTGCATATGACTTGCAGTTCAGGGTAAGCCACAAAAACCTCAATTTGTTTCACCTCAGTAATCCTGATGCACTATTGCTCAGTTTCAAGAGCAacctagaaaattaaaactaattcaAAGATTATTCTTCTGAAGGCCTGAAATACTCAGGAGAACTGCAAAAACCTAGGTGACTGGTCAGCATATGGTCCAAAGTACATTCGAGgccttaaatggaaaaaaaaattcacatgtcAAATATTACaggcatataaaataattttctacatgAACAGTATCTGAATACATTTTATCGTGACTTGAAATAAGTTCAGTGATTCTTTCTTTACATATGgccaaagtattaaataaataaataaaataaataaagaagatatcTAAAATTATAGTGCCATCTacaggcaaagaaaataatatcaatgATGGCACATCTTAATGCTTTCGTATCTTCTAATTGCAATTCAACATATAAGACACCTAGAGTGTCACAATTTGCATAATTCATTTTCTGATTACATTTGTGGGATATAATTTATCATGAGatgaaacattttttctaaattttttactacttaatatagcattttattttcaataaatattaaaatgataaaggtaatttttaaaaaaaccaatgataggagcgcctgggtggctcagtcggttgagcatctggctcttgatttcagctcaggtcatgatcccaacgtcgtgggatcaagctctgtttgtgtggagcccgcttagaatgctctctctctctccctctgcccctctcccttgttcccactctttctaaaataaaatttttaaaaattaatgaattaaaaagaaaatggtactACAACCTCCAATTTTTGTGTTCTGAGAtctgtttattattaaaatatataatgacaacagcacctgggtggctctgtcggttaggcatccaacttcagctcaggttgtgacctcatggttcatgagttcaaaccccacatccggctttgcgctgacagcacggagtctgcttgggattctctctctctgcccctcacccactctctcaaaataaataaactttaaaaaaaaaatactgaaaacacaccctgtttaaaaagataatatatgtTATGACAAAAAAGACACTTATTTTcgtgtttttctcttcctttccaaacttGAATCTGTGGATACTTATTTAACAATAACTAAGTGCCAGGTATTTTTCCAAGGTGCTTTACATATGTGAACTTGGTATGGACTCACTTtacatatatgaacatatatgaattcacaataatcctatgaggGAGGTACACTGCCATTCTCGTTTTATAGATGTTGAAACCAAAGCACACAAAGCTTAAacaacttgtccaaggccacatgCTACCTGGCAGAGCCAAGGTTCAAACTGGGGGAGTTTGTCCCCACTAACTGTGCTTTTAGTTGCTATGCTAAAGTGCCTCTCTTTGAAAGAGCTGCATTCAGTGTTTATACTGCATTTGTAATGTCTATCTTCTGGTTTTGAGGGGCAACATTTTTTTCACATACGTAAAACCTttatcatcatttaaaataatttttaataactacATGTTTTGCCATCAAGTTGatacatctcattttattttgttatctaATGCTGGACTTTCAAACTATAATTTCTTTCACTctgtataaaaatgttataatgaGCAAGTTTTGTGTTGCAtgtaacttttttccttcttttgaatttaatttccttatgCTACTATACCCAAAATAGTTTCACTGACTTAAGTATATAAAAGTGCCAAATACTGACATACAATGCTCtatactgctttttaaatgtcACCATATTATACTACCAGCAATGAAAGGATGCTAGACCTTCGAAACCAATAtataccaccaccaccccaaattTAACTGATATATATAAGTGGTTAAGGATGGTTTACGACGTGGGATagttaaatatttcaattttcaaataggcaaaatgttttcttcctctaGCAACATAAAAGGTGGAGACAATTCTATTACTTGTTGCTTATGAGGTTGTGCTGTCCTGATTCTTTAGTAAGTCTCAAAAAGAGTCAACAAGATACTCAAAGTGACTTGTAAGTGTCAGAGCTGGAGTCTGAGCCCAGATCTGTCTGactctaaaatttgtttttgatgacagagaaaagaatcacagaaaGCCAAGAGGGTCAATGTATATCGAGATAAGGAAATTGtatgaaaaaatttatttcaatctTCACCGAAGATTATTTATCTCATAAAGAGGTAAATTACCCCGGGGTAGCTACCATAATAGAAATTATATTTCCCTAATGTATTATTCTGATAAATGATTTCAAAAAAGGAGAATGAcaataataattaacaaaatgctTCATTTACCTTTCTCTCTAACCATACGCTTTCATTAAAATCTAGTTTCATCTACATTCTAAGCAAGTAGAGGATATCAACATTACtccaaacatgtttttttttacatgttaccTTGCAGTATTATATGCTCTGAATAGTCCAGAAAGATTGTAAACTTTATAGCACAGAATAAAGGTCACTGAAACATTAGATCATAGAAAGAACATAAGCTTTGCAGTCTTAAATTCAAAcgctgccacttactagctctatGTCCTCTGGAACATCAGCAGCAAATTCCTAGTTCCTCAGGATGTTTTGTAATTACAGGAGATAACAATTATAAAGCTCCTGGTAAATGGTAGATGCTCCAGAAATTTTAGCTCCCTCTCTTCTAAAGAATGACAGATATGATTAGATCAAGGCTAATGGTTCTAGAAGTCATGCTTCATTATCTCCCTCAGACAGACCGTAGCATAACACGAAGCATCAAGATCAAAAGAGATCAAAAGAGATAAAGTTGCTTCATCAATGTGGGAACCTTCCATTTTGACATCAGTATCATGTTCTTCCTTTAGTTGGTATGAGACATTGTGGGGACATTTCAATATCTGTCTATAGCATCCTGGAACATTCAGTTTCAGAGTAGGTACTTTAAACCTACATGTCTGTAGTCCATCTCTGCTAAGTATTTCCTGGTACCACTGCCCTACTTTGTTCTTCGGGTATTGAATATTGTATCCAAGCACTGGAAGAACCACCTGTgtagaagggaaaaaatacagatgaaacaGCCTTCAGAAAAATACATGATCATTGTAACACTGAGATTTGGTATATGAAATAATCCTTGAGATATGATCATTATGTCTCAGGATATAAACATCACAATCGGCCTAAAACATGCTACTGACCACCACACtactttgattattttaaatgctgcCAGGCAGAGAGCTAACTAAAATCAAGAAGGGTTCACAATAACCAAGGTAACCAACTCAAGTCAGATACTACTAGACAAACTATTGTTAATGCAGAAGAGAGGAAACAAGAAGTTATGGTACATTTAATTAGCCGACAAAGACTTAACCTCAACGTAGTCATTCAATCCTAAAAGCGTATTGCTTCTATAACACAAAGATGAATCCCTACTGTTCAATAATATAACTGGTATTTTGGCTGATGATGTTATATTCTTCTTACTTATTCAAAAACATGAAAGCGAACCACTAGCAGCATATACAGCTGCTTACGCCTTTTGTAAGGCTCTCCTCCTTTGCAGGTGATTTCTAGACATTTTTCTTGAACTACTGGTACCAAACGGTTAGTCAGAAAAAGGAACAAggtaaaaaattcaaatgcacACAACATGAATGGATTTCAAATTaattatgctaattgaaagaagcTAGACCCAAAAGGCCATATACTATAAGATTCCATTTGACATTCTTtcaaaggcaaaactatagggacagaaaatGGACAAGCTCCTGCCAGGGACTAGGGGTACAGGTTGACTAAAAAGGGGCACAGGGAAATTTTAGGGAGAGATGAAAATGTTACTTTATCTTGATTTCTGTGGTGGTCATTAAGCCTGTATGTGTTTATCAAAACTCTTAGAATTGGAAACTGAGaagagtgaattttattgtatataattgCACCTGAATtaaaaagtggttaaaaaaaaaggaaggtagaGAAGAAAACTAATCAACATTTTGTCTTTTGGACACAATATCTCAATATCTACATTTAGACCAAAGTGATGCCAATTCTTAAGCAAATTTACCTGATGTATTGCATATGTGTTAGCTGATTCCTCTTCTTCAGTTACTAGAtgaacctattttttaaaaacatgacaaaaatatgGATGATTCATTCCCTCAATTTTCCCTGTTATGTATAATTCGACTCCCATGCTGAATATACATGTACCCAAACAAGAGTATGTTCACAATTTGTTTCTAGACTGCATAAAAATTAGAACACTTCCTGCTTTAACCAAGTCAAATTGGAACACGTAGAGAATGGAGGTAGCTTAACACTCTGAGGTGATGATTTCACCTTATCACCAACTTTTCCTGACTTACAAAGTTGTTACACTGAATCAAAACTCCACTCTCTGAAACCACCACACCCTCCGCCACCTCTGTCCCCAACAAATATCATAATACTCTCCGAGAAGTGGTGTTTCTCAAAACGTGTTTCACAGAACAGTAATaggaggcaggggaaaaaaaagaggtatgtGGTAAGTCTGAGACATGCTGCTATAGGACACTACAGAATAGGTCATTCTGATTTCTCTAACATATGAAACTCAGGTATAAAGGCAGCTGTCATCACTAAACAAGGATGAACAGGACCCCCACCTTCCAAAGCATTCATCACATAATGTAGTGTCCAGATCCCCTCTAACTCTGCTGGCTTTCCCTTCAAGTCTGCCTACTCTAATCAATAGATTAGATgcttcccttttctgtttttcattttgggttTGTATGTTTGCTTATTGGTAAGTTTTTTAATTGCTGCACTCAAAAATGGATATAAAACTCTAGATGTGATCTGACCAAATCCATGGCATGAGGGTCTCTCCTGCATCATCATTTCCAGCTTTTTGTCTTTCACAAACTCATAAGCCTATGAAAATACCAGAAAATATGGTCAAGTACAGAAGACCATGTTTTGTGTTTGGAGAACTCCCTCCAGATTGATATCAATCAATTTTTTGATTAACAAACATACTTTTGGTGTATGGTTACTCCCCAACTATGAATTCacctaattttttaattaattcaccTAACACATTTCTCTATCTTGTtcacaaaaaattataagaaaatctaCCTTGTGACTTGAAATAAAGGTATATCTGTACCTGTCTAGTAATCCTATCAAGAAGGGAATCACAATAGTGTCCTATAGTTTCCTACAATTTTTAACTGTAGATGCACAACATGATATGCCCCATATACCATTTATTAGAAActtgattgtctttttcttttcatatgttacCATTTTGGATCTGTAAGTCtcgctttttcttttcttagtacGTACTAATAGAGTATAAATGATTGGTCTTACGATATATAAAGACTTTTAGTTTTTTGCTAATAGAAGGAAACTTAGCAAGACATGAGGAAGaaaatgttctcctttctcttacaGCTCCAAAAGAAAAGCAGATACACTTCTGATCCTGCAACTCTCCTTGCAAAATGTTACGTTGAACAAAGTCTTATAAGACATGTATTTCAGAGATTATTACCATATCTTGTCAAAGTAACCTTTAATATCTGAAAATCTGAATTAGTAACGGCTAACTTACTAAATAATGCGTAGCACAggtaatatttaaaagaacatgtTTCCTGgaatatgagaaaaaaacatgatttttcagtatttataaaAAGGAGATCACTGATAGCTCTTCTTCCACTCACATGAGGTAAAGCCTATaatgctgtatttctttttacacAGTTTCAGATGTTGTCTCAGTTAAATGGCCATTCTTAGTGATTTATGCTCCCAGTAATCCCTTTCTTGACTAaatatttataagccacccaCCCATTCAATGAAACAGTGAAGCAGACATCTGTTGCTCTGGCTTATTCAGCCTTTACTCTCTCTTTTCCAGTAGTAGCACCCTCATTACCAGGTCGCAAATGTGATTTTTATGGGGTGGTTCCAGGAAGGATCCTTTGGAACACAGGCTTAGCCAATGACATACTCCAGGCCACAATAATTGGTTTGGGCCTGGATATGGGACCCAAGCCTGGTCACTCCTAGCCAGAGAGACCTAATCCCATGGCTTTTattccatgggggaaaaaagtcctcTTCTCTAcaaggtggttttttgtttgtttgtttttgtttgtttttgcagtcACATTaatctgggtttttgtttgtttttttaatataatttattgtcaagttagctaacatacagagtatacagtgtactcttggctttgggagtagattcccatgattcatcacttacacacaagaAATAAGCTTAGAGATGCTCATGACCATCTTGCCACTAAAAGAATGAGCCAGACTCAGAATGGCTCTAACATAGGAAAGCAGAgctgaaagatgaagaaaagaagataGAGATTATTTAAGAGACCGCTTCATCTGGATAGAGCTGCGCCTGAATCAGCGCCCTGGTTATGAAGGCCAATGAATTCCTGTCTGCTTTGCCTTAAGTTAATTTGAGGTGGATCTccattacttaaaacaaaaacaaaaacaaaacaaacaaaaaccttaattCATACATCCAGACTGTGCCATTAATTTAGATAAAGTTTCCTTTACATAGAGTTCAGAGtctatctttctatttttcttcctttttgaacaACTGGCCCATGTTCTCTCTAGATGCAGACACCTTTTCTATATTCCATGATTTCTCTGCTAGGGACCAATTCAGGCTAGGGTCTTTTTAATTCTGCTACCTATGTCACTTAATCTGTCTCCTCTCCAATCTGGGTCTCGATTTTCATTTCTACAAAATGGGAGTTAAGAAAGAGAGTCTCTAAAACCCTTTTCTCATCTAGAACTCAATGATTTTATGATGTTATATATGAAATTACTACTCAAAATACCTTCACTAACTTTTATAACGTATTTCTGAGACTAACTTGAGATAatgttatttttgcattttaatttattctttgcattatatataaaataaatttctttacttgatttatataattcagtttcattattttaactgTTCAAGCCCAAGATAAAAATACTAGTTggacagagaagaaattgaaagagaaactttccattataaaaattttataaaatttatattaaaatttttataatttataaaaaaagcaAGTTGTAAATGGCAATtatataaaatcacatttatataaaatacatccAAACATTATACACCCTATATACCATCattataaaaactgtattttttccttttcatattttaagttcCGAGCTCCTAAGCCCTGCCTTTGCTTTTATTCATGTTAGctaatagaataaaaatacacttttctaTAGATATTTATGTGAAAGCATAGAAAAAGGTCTAGAAgaacatatatgaaaaaaacagaGGTTGATTTCCTGGACACACAATAAGAGTGGTGGCAAGATGACAGCTTTGTATATAAAGTttcaatttttcacttttaatggCACTATTTTGTGCAttacttctgtaatttttttaacgtgttctTTAAAGGAAGGTTTACTACGTTTGTACCTTTTACTTAATACCAGTgactatttttatctttctgtttacAGATAGGTGTTAAGCCTCAGTTAACAGCATAGAAGCAgaagataagcaaataaatacaagcgaaaaaaataaaatgtgtgtttagTGCTAAATGATTTCTAAAAACGAGCTTCTCTAATATTCCAAGTGTAGTAACAACTCTTTGAAAACTTTGATGAAAGGATACTTACTTTATTATTTGGGAAATGTTCATCGTCAACATCTTCACCCAAACAGACCAAATCACCCTCTACTACTCTTGACCCATAGGTTCCAAGTCTGTAGGATACTGCCTCATTCCAAATTTTACTGCTATATGCATGAACGTAGAATATGCGCATagaatggggaaaagagaacCACGCCTGGATACAACCCTCCTCCGTCATGCCAAAGCGATGCAGTGACTCCAACAATGCTCTCTCTCGAACTTTGAATTCAGGCATCAATGAAAGTGTGCCTTTAGCATCctctgaaataaagagaaaatcagtgaGTCAACTACTTTCCTTTAAAGGCCAGTTATAAGTACCTTTATTATGCCCTCTAAATGAGAGGCAATGAACTGTGTCATCTTATAAACCTGAATATGAAGATGATGCTTATTACCAACTATAAACCTAGCTATACCTGaagagtttgtttgtttaataaagaTCATTAGTCATATAGTCCATTCTCCATTCATtttccctgctttaaaaaaaacagcaaaaagcaCATTAGTAATAC
This genomic window contains:
- the PUS7L gene encoding pseudouridylate synthase 7 homolog-like protein isoform X3; protein product: MFEAVGFLAMKLGVIPSDFSYAGLKDKKAVTYQAMVVRKVTPERLKNIEKEIEKKRMNVFNIRSIDDSLRLGQLKGNHFDIVIRNLKNQINDSANLKDRILEAIENVKNKGFVNYYGPQRFGMGRNVHTDQIGLALLKSELVEAVKLFLTPEDLDDPVNRAKKYFLQTEDAKGTLSLMPEFKVRERALLESLHRFGMTEEGCIQAWFSFPHSMRIFYVHAYSSKIWNEAVSYRLGTYGSRVVEGDLVCLGEDVDDEHFPNNKVHLVTEEEESANTYAIHQVVLPVLGYNIQYPKNKVGQWYQEILSRDGLQTCRFKVPTLKLNVPGCYRQILKCPHNVSYQLKEEHDTDVKMEGSHIDEATLSLLISFDLDASCYATVCLREIMKHDF